In the genome of Photobacterium sp. TLY01, one region contains:
- a CDS encoding TonB-dependent receptor domain-containing protein, producing MIKLTRLNRALCVVGMVSSFTAMAEVANKEVMVVTASQTEHPELTAPASVSYITREELDNLVVNDVGEAIKKLPGININPSTGYGRNEIKIRGLSADYTLLLINGRRINSRDGLLSAYGNDFDLSSIPMSAVERIEVIRGPMSSLYGADALGGVVNVILRKPTEETQGSVGYQYDGITEGSGGDTNKINAYVSGALIPETLLGNLIVEKSDRDAWRTDKSVNPDTDVLEERDELNLYSNLKWLVNEQQDIDLDLIYSKDDRDADWNNYGTAANNVQEMERYNVALTHYGYWANFDSRLRYNLDKSELRDDSELNGAVGNIDQTNNTVDGQLSGYLGDHLLTGGAEYRDTKVKNNLTLNTDSVNYSQAAVYLQDEFSLGNLALTLSGRYDDHEVYGGEFSPRAYAVYKISDSWVVKGGVGKAFKAPSLNQYSDSYSVLACRGKCSVVGNPDLKAETSLSYELGTSYEAARWGAGLTLFQNDIDDMIQAENWDRVSTELSYFNVAEAEVKGVETMAWVDITDTVSLSANYMYTSAEDKDTKKDLILTPSHTANVQLDWQAMDNLYAYTSYQYTGSQYVRSGEKLSAYGTMDLGARYEAINNLNLKLGVTNLTNEERDEAATKLDYILKARSVYAGVSYDF from the coding sequence GTGATTAAGTTAACTCGTTTGAACCGGGCTTTATGTGTTGTCGGTATGGTCTCTTCATTCACGGCGATGGCCGAAGTGGCCAACAAAGAAGTGATGGTGGTGACGGCTAGTCAGACGGAACACCCTGAATTAACGGCTCCTGCTTCTGTGTCTTATATCACGCGTGAAGAACTGGATAATCTGGTGGTGAATGATGTCGGCGAAGCGATCAAAAAGCTGCCGGGTATCAATATCAATCCAAGCACCGGTTATGGCCGGAATGAAATCAAAATCCGTGGTCTAAGTGCAGACTACACCTTGCTGCTGATCAATGGTCGCCGTATCAACTCACGTGATGGTCTGCTCAGCGCCTACGGCAACGACTTTGACCTGTCCAGCATTCCTATGTCAGCGGTTGAGCGTATCGAAGTTATCCGTGGCCCGATGTCATCCCTTTACGGTGCGGATGCACTGGGTGGCGTGGTGAACGTTATCCTGCGCAAACCCACGGAAGAAACACAGGGCTCTGTCGGTTACCAGTATGACGGTATCACCGAAGGCTCCGGCGGCGACACCAATAAGATCAATGCTTACGTCAGCGGTGCACTGATCCCAGAAACCCTGCTGGGTAACCTGATTGTTGAAAAAAGCGATCGTGATGCCTGGCGCACGGATAAATCGGTTAACCCGGATACCGATGTGCTGGAAGAGCGCGACGAGCTGAATCTGTACTCCAACCTGAAGTGGCTGGTGAATGAGCAGCAGGATATCGATCTGGATTTGATCTACAGCAAAGATGATCGTGATGCCGACTGGAACAATTATGGGACTGCGGCTAACAACGTGCAGGAGATGGAGCGTTATAACGTCGCCCTGACGCATTATGGCTATTGGGCTAACTTTGACTCCCGCCTGCGTTACAACCTGGATAAGTCTGAGCTGAGAGACGATTCAGAACTGAACGGCGCGGTTGGTAATATTGATCAGACCAATAATACCGTGGACGGGCAGCTGTCCGGCTACCTGGGTGATCACCTGCTAACCGGCGGCGCGGAATACCGGGATACCAAGGTGAAAAATAACCTGACTCTGAACACGGATTCTGTGAACTACAGCCAGGCGGCGGTTTACCTGCAAGATGAGTTCTCGCTGGGCAATCTGGCCCTGACTCTGAGTGGTCGTTATGACGATCACGAAGTGTACGGCGGTGAGTTCAGTCCGCGTGCGTATGCGGTTTATAAAATCAGCGACAGCTGGGTCGTCAAAGGTGGCGTGGGTAAAGCTTTCAAAGCACCGAGTCTGAACCAGTACAGTGACTCTTACTCAGTCCTGGCCTGCCGTGGTAAATGTAGCGTAGTCGGTAACCCGGATCTGAAAGCAGAAACCTCGCTGAGCTATGAGCTGGGCACCAGCTATGAAGCGGCTCGCTGGGGTGCGGGTCTGACACTGTTCCAGAACGACATTGACGACATGATCCAGGCCGAAAACTGGGACCGCGTCAGCACCGAGCTGAGCTACTTCAATGTGGCAGAAGCGGAAGTGAAAGGCGTGGAAACCATGGCCTGGGTGGATATCACAGACACGGTGAGCCTGTCTGCGAACTACATGTACACCAGTGCGGAAGATAAAGACACCAAAAAAGATCTGATCCTGACGCCAAGCCACACCGCCAATGTTCAGCTTGACTGGCAGGCGATGGATAACCTGTATGCGTACACCTCTTATCAGTACACAGGCTCTCAGTATGTCCGTTCCGGGGAGAAACTGTCGGCATACGGCACCATGGATCTGGGCGCACGCTACGAAGCGATTAACAATCTGAATCTGAAGCTGGGTGTCACTAACCTGACCAACGAAGAGCGGGACGAAGCCGCGACAAAACTGGATTACATCCTGAAAGCCCGCAGCGTCTATGCCGGTGTTTCATACGATTTCTGA
- a CDS encoding (2,3-dihydroxybenzoyl)adenylate synthase: MSIAFTPWPPALAEQYRRKGYWTDVPMTDILTRHQDERADHRALVCGERRWTYRQLERDAEQLAVSLLQLGVKSGDTALVHLPNVAEFYIVFFALMKVGVVPVNALFSHNRHELTAYAEQIQPTLAIVSSRHSLFTDGAFAQALSQQVPTLKHWLVDGDAEFGDSLAAAIAGRSADQHAPQNQADEALNWPVLSAAEVAFFQLSGGSTGTPKLIPRTHNDYYYSVRASADICQLDTDTVFLCALPAPHNFTLSSPGALGVFYAGGAVVLAAEPSPMTCFPLIKRHQVTMTSLVPPAVTLWLQAAADDRSALDSLQWLQVGGARLGESLARRIEPELGCRLQQVFGMAEGLVNYTRFDDSEWHVLNTQGRPISDDDEVRIVDEDGQDVPRGTPGALLTRGPYTFRGYYNSPEHNRVAFDQDGFYRSGDVVVMTGDGYLIVVGRDKDQINRGGEKVAAEEIENQLLALPEITQAALVAMPDAVMGEKSCAFIVTSNPKLKTLSIRKHLRTCGIADYKLPDRIEKVDALPMTHVGKIDKKALRQLIANQVQAQSQPQPEKDVLS; encoded by the coding sequence ATGAGCATTGCCTTTACACCCTGGCCACCCGCGCTTGCCGAACAGTACCGCCGGAAAGGCTATTGGACCGATGTGCCCATGACTGACATCCTGACGCGCCATCAGGATGAGCGTGCCGATCACCGGGCGCTGGTGTGCGGTGAACGCCGCTGGACCTACCGCCAGCTTGAGCGCGATGCTGAGCAGTTGGCGGTATCCCTGCTGCAGCTGGGGGTGAAATCCGGTGACACCGCGCTGGTGCATCTGCCGAATGTGGCGGAGTTCTATATTGTTTTCTTTGCGCTGATGAAAGTGGGCGTCGTACCTGTAAATGCCTTGTTCAGCCATAACCGGCATGAACTGACCGCCTATGCTGAGCAGATTCAGCCCACACTGGCGATCGTCTCGTCCCGCCACAGTTTATTTACGGACGGCGCGTTTGCGCAGGCGCTCAGCCAGCAAGTGCCGACGCTGAAGCACTGGCTGGTCGATGGCGATGCGGAGTTTGGCGACTCGCTCGCCGCGGCTATAGCAGGCAGATCGGCGGATCAACACGCGCCACAGAATCAGGCCGATGAGGCGCTGAACTGGCCGGTGCTGTCCGCTGCTGAAGTGGCTTTTTTCCAGCTGTCCGGTGGCAGTACCGGCACCCCGAAACTGATCCCCCGTACCCATAACGACTATTACTACAGCGTGCGAGCCAGTGCAGACATTTGTCAGTTGGACACCGACACCGTCTTCCTGTGTGCCTTACCGGCGCCGCATAACTTTACCCTGAGCTCACCGGGCGCGCTGGGCGTATTCTACGCCGGGGGTGCCGTGGTACTGGCGGCGGAGCCAAGCCCGATGACCTGTTTTCCGCTGATCAAGCGCCACCAGGTCACCATGACGTCTCTGGTGCCACCGGCTGTCACCCTGTGGTTGCAGGCCGCCGCGGATGATCGCTCGGCGCTGGACAGCCTGCAATGGCTGCAGGTCGGCGGCGCCCGCCTCGGGGAAAGCCTTGCCCGTCGTATTGAACCCGAACTGGGCTGCCGTTTGCAGCAGGTGTTCGGCATGGCCGAAGGCCTGGTCAATTACACCCGGTTTGATGACAGCGAGTGGCATGTGCTGAACACCCAGGGACGCCCAATCAGCGACGATGACGAAGTGCGCATCGTGGATGAAGACGGTCAGGATGTGCCGCGCGGCACCCCCGGCGCCCTGCTGACCCGCGGTCCTTACACCTTCCGCGGCTATTACAACAGCCCGGAACACAATCGCGTCGCGTTTGATCAGGACGGTTTTTACCGCTCCGGCGATGTGGTGGTGATGACCGGAGACGGTTACCTGATAGTGGTCGGCCGTGACAAAGATCAGATCAACCGCGGCGGCGAAAAAGTGGCTGCCGAAGAGATCGAAAACCAGCTGCTGGCCCTGCCGGAAATCACCCAGGCCGCACTGGTTGCCATGCCGGATGCCGTCATGGGCGAGAAAAGCTGTGCCTTCATTGTCACCTCTAATCCCAAGCTGAAAACCCTCAGCATCCGAAAGCACCTGCGGACGTGCGGTATCGCCGATTACAAGCTGCCGGACCGTATTGAGAAAGTCGACGCCTTACCCATGACGCACGTCGGCAAAATCGACAAAAAAGCCCTGCGACAGCTAATTGCCAACCAAGTACAAGCCCAGTCACAGCCTCAGCCAGAAAAGGACGTTTTATCATGA
- the dhbA gene encoding 2,3-dihydro-2,3-dihydroxybenzoate dehydrogenase encodes MTAQQTAMTFSGQFDNKVVWVTGAARGIGHAVAMSFHQLGAQVIGLDIDFSAAREAGIEHPFATYAVDISNPDAVSAVAQTILAAFPVIDVLANVAGVLRMGQTEELTVEDWHTCLNVNASGVFYLLQQVIPVFKQQRHGAVVTVSSNAAHVPRQHMTAYCASKAALSSLANCAALELAPYGVRCNLVSPGSTDTQMQRSLWHSDDAEQRTIAGFPEQFKLGIPLGKIAQPREIAQVVVFLASDLASHVTMQDIVVDGGAILNA; translated from the coding sequence ATGACAGCGCAGCAAACAGCAATGACCTTCAGCGGTCAGTTTGACAATAAAGTCGTGTGGGTGACCGGTGCCGCCCGTGGCATCGGTCACGCGGTCGCCATGAGCTTCCACCAGCTGGGTGCTCAGGTGATTGGTCTGGATATTGATTTCAGCGCCGCGCGTGAAGCGGGCATTGAACATCCTTTTGCCACCTATGCGGTGGATATCAGCAACCCGGACGCGGTCAGCGCGGTGGCACAAACGATTCTGGCGGCCTTCCCTGTGATTGATGTGCTGGCGAATGTCGCCGGGGTTCTGCGGATGGGGCAGACCGAGGAACTGACAGTGGAAGACTGGCACACCTGCCTCAACGTGAATGCGTCCGGCGTGTTTTACCTGTTACAGCAGGTGATCCCTGTGTTCAAGCAGCAACGTCACGGCGCTGTGGTGACTGTCAGTTCCAATGCGGCGCACGTTCCGCGTCAGCACATGACCGCTTACTGTGCCTCCAAGGCTGCGCTCAGCAGTCTGGCCAACTGCGCCGCCCTGGAGCTGGCACCCTATGGCGTGCGTTGCAATCTGGTGTCACCGGGGTCGACCGATACCCAGATGCAGCGTTCACTGTGGCACAGCGACGATGCCGAGCAGCGTACCATCGCCGGTTTCCCTGAGCAGTTCAAGCTGGGGATCCCGCTCGGTAAAATCGCTCAGCCCCGGGAAATCGCTCAGGTTGTGGTCTTCCTGGCGTCCGATCTGGCCAGCCATGTCACCATGCAGGACATCGTGGTCGACGGCGGAGCCATTCTGAACGCCTGA
- a CDS encoding non-ribosomal peptide synthetase produces the protein MTALNTAQHGLWLGHTLNEDKALFNTAECIVFDGKVDAGKLEVAVRQAVAESECLSCYYRSENEQPYRDAASEPVAFTVTDLEPCGGQDAELAAVRRWAEQDMTLAFDLEQQLPGRFALLRGEQQDYLYNCVHHIALDGFGTTLIFQRIAEIYSLLMQGVPVTPSPFGSFQAVLDEDQQRRDSGAYDKARQFWLDTLAGNSAPSSYSREVAPIAARFHRQSSTFNDNLWQQCQSLADQYQLTWVDIFLAALCTHLRHYSDTEQVVLGMMVMNRLGSKSLTVPSMQMNIVPLVVEVCGDDDLLSVARKVAAHKKKMRRFQHYRYEDLRRDLNRVGGSQRLYGALVNIMPFDHPLQYANLAAETLNLSAGPVEDLTIELHAKSEGLPVVDFDANPAVYAPGELANLQQELLNLLASWLAAPTQATETLLGGLHAQARLDAVIRNEEITLAGTEVTSVLAAIRHHADQHPDAIALEQDGVSLTYQSLMEKADAAASALLAQGVQPGEKVGVALSRSLPCITTVLGVMLSGAVYVPLDPEQPMERQSSIVSQAGIRMVITEAQHQHRLSVLPVTIQLAGHLHAAPVALPDTASSDLAYIMFTSGSTGQPKGVAISHQAMNHFVAAAAIRYGIDASDRVLQFAPFNFDASIEEIFVTLSQGATLVLRTDAMLESMATFSDSVAAAGISLLDLPTAFWNEWVVSLQAGTATLPNRLKAVIIGGEAVYPEPLAQWQKVVEQAGIANGVRLFNTYGPTETTVVATCSELQDFHGQHSLLPIGLPLPGVEVLVLDAQFRPATTGELVILGNTLADGYLGQTHPAFTHLQVGDVQRRAYRTGDRVTLTDGQLTYLGRIDNEFKISGYRIQPGEVESHLLALDGVEEACVQGMVFDNGIRRLVAFVAGEQHEDFDALSIKKTLQAHLPAAMIPTDFRFFASLPKTGSNKVDRKALVAGYQNDSAEQELASETESRVGTIWQQILGVSAIQSQDNFFELGGQSLQTIQIVNRLGAEFGVSIKVSDVFDRPILSDFCRYLDEMQQQSEDEVEMVW, from the coding sequence ATGACAGCACTCAATACCGCTCAGCACGGGCTGTGGCTGGGGCACACGCTTAACGAAGACAAGGCGCTGTTCAACACCGCCGAATGCATCGTGTTTGACGGCAAAGTGGATGCCGGCAAACTGGAGGTAGCTGTGCGCCAGGCGGTGGCGGAAAGCGAATGTCTGTCCTGTTACTACCGCAGCGAGAATGAACAGCCTTATCGGGATGCTGCTTCTGAGCCTGTGGCATTTACTGTGACGGATCTCGAACCGTGCGGCGGACAGGACGCCGAGCTCGCGGCCGTCCGGCGCTGGGCCGAACAGGATATGACGCTGGCGTTTGATCTTGAGCAGCAGTTGCCCGGCCGCTTTGCGCTGCTTCGCGGCGAACAGCAGGATTATCTTTATAACTGCGTCCACCACATTGCGCTGGATGGCTTCGGGACCACGCTGATCTTTCAGCGGATCGCCGAGATTTATTCCCTGCTGATGCAGGGCGTGCCGGTCACGCCTTCACCTTTCGGATCTTTCCAGGCGGTGCTGGATGAAGATCAGCAGCGTCGCGACTCCGGCGCCTATGACAAAGCCCGTCAGTTCTGGCTCGATACTCTGGCCGGGAATTCGGCGCCCTCATCGTACAGCCGTGAGGTTGCACCGATTGCGGCCCGTTTTCACCGCCAGAGCAGCACTTTCAACGACAACCTCTGGCAGCAGTGCCAGAGTCTGGCCGATCAGTATCAGCTGACCTGGGTCGATATCTTCCTCGCCGCACTGTGTACGCATCTGCGTCACTACAGCGACACTGAGCAGGTTGTACTGGGGATGATGGTGATGAACCGTCTGGGTTCGAAATCCCTGACAGTGCCCAGCATGCAGATGAACATAGTGCCGCTGGTGGTTGAGGTTTGCGGTGATGACGATCTGCTGAGTGTGGCGCGCAAGGTTGCGGCACACAAAAAGAAAATGCGCCGTTTCCAGCATTATCGCTATGAAGATCTGCGCCGCGATCTGAACCGGGTCGGCGGCAGCCAGCGTTTATATGGCGCGCTGGTCAATATCATGCCGTTCGATCATCCGCTGCAGTACGCCAATCTGGCGGCTGAGACCCTGAATCTCAGCGCGGGCCCGGTGGAAGATCTGACCATCGAGCTGCATGCGAAATCAGAAGGCCTGCCGGTGGTGGACTTTGATGCCAACCCGGCCGTGTATGCGCCAGGTGAGCTGGCCAACCTGCAACAGGAACTGCTGAACCTGCTGGCGAGCTGGTTAGCGGCACCGACTCAGGCGACGGAGACATTGCTTGGCGGTTTGCATGCTCAGGCCAGACTGGACGCCGTGATCCGCAATGAGGAAATCACACTGGCCGGTACGGAAGTGACTTCAGTGCTGGCCGCGATCCGTCACCATGCGGATCAGCACCCTGACGCGATAGCGCTGGAGCAGGATGGCGTGTCACTGACCTATCAGAGCCTGATGGAAAAAGCCGATGCTGCTGCCAGTGCTTTGCTGGCACAGGGCGTACAGCCGGGAGAGAAAGTCGGGGTGGCACTGAGCCGCTCTCTGCCTTGTATCACCACAGTACTGGGGGTGATGCTGAGCGGCGCGGTCTACGTGCCGCTGGATCCGGAACAGCCGATGGAGCGCCAGAGCAGTATCGTCAGTCAGGCCGGGATTCGCATGGTGATCACCGAGGCCCAGCATCAGCACCGTCTGTCGGTGCTGCCGGTTACGATTCAGCTGGCCGGTCATCTGCATGCTGCACCTGTTGCCTTGCCGGATACGGCGAGCTCGGATCTGGCCTATATCATGTTCACGTCCGGTTCAACCGGACAGCCAAAAGGCGTGGCCATCAGCCATCAGGCGATGAATCATTTCGTCGCTGCCGCCGCGATCCGTTATGGCATTGATGCGAGCGATCGGGTGTTGCAATTTGCTCCGTTCAACTTCGATGCCAGCATCGAAGAAATCTTTGTCACCTTAAGTCAGGGCGCGACGCTGGTCTTGCGAACCGATGCCATGCTCGAATCAATGGCCACCTTCTCTGATTCAGTCGCCGCCGCAGGGATCAGCCTGCTGGATCTGCCGACCGCGTTCTGGAATGAATGGGTCGTCAGCCTGCAGGCAGGCACAGCGACCCTGCCAAACCGCTTAAAAGCCGTGATTATCGGCGGAGAAGCCGTGTACCCCGAACCGCTGGCTCAATGGCAGAAGGTAGTTGAGCAAGCCGGGATCGCGAACGGTGTCCGCCTGTTTAACACCTATGGCCCGACAGAAACCACAGTCGTAGCCACCTGCAGCGAACTGCAGGATTTTCATGGTCAGCACAGCCTGTTACCCATTGGTCTGCCACTGCCTGGCGTTGAAGTGCTGGTGCTGGATGCGCAGTTCCGTCCGGCGACCACCGGTGAGCTGGTGATTCTGGGCAATACACTGGCGGACGGTTATCTGGGACAGACCCATCCGGCCTTTACTCACCTGCAGGTGGGCGATGTGCAGCGCCGGGCTTATCGCACCGGCGACCGTGTCACGCTGACGGATGGCCAGCTGACCTATCTGGGACGCATCGATAACGAATTCAAAATCAGCGGTTACCGTATCCAGCCGGGTGAAGTGGAATCTCATCTGCTGGCCTTGGACGGGGTGGAAGAAGCCTGTGTGCAGGGCATGGTGTTCGATAACGGCATCCGGCGCCTGGTGGCCTTTGTGGCCGGCGAACAGCACGAAGATTTTGATGCGCTGAGCATCAAAAAAACGCTGCAGGCCCATCTGCCAGCGGCCATGATCCCGACCGATTTCCGCTTTTTTGCCAGCCTGCCGAAAACCGGCAGCAACAAGGTGGATCGCAAAGCCCTGGTGGCTGGCTATCAGAATGACAGCGCCGAGCAGGAACTGGCGAGTGAAACTGAAAGCCGGGTCGGCACGATCTGGCAGCAGATCCTCGGAGTCAGTGCCATTCAGTCACAGGATAATTTCTTTGAGCTGGGCGGGCAGTCCCTGCAGACCATTCAGATTGTGAACCGTCTGGGCGCGGAGTTTGGCGTCAGCATTAAGGTCTCCGATGTGTTTGATCGGCCGATCCTGAGTGATTTCTGTCGCTATCTCGATGAGATGCAGCAACAAAGCGAAGACGAAGTGGAGATGGTGTGGTGA
- a CDS encoding MFS transporter, with the protein MDSNTLNTKPVLRLALLINMLSVGTLMMVMPLGPDLVRDIGLQGEHIGYISGGATFGSAIIGFFLAPVLDRYDRRAALTLFLLLRSVLIALCGLAATPEQLLLMFIAAGCFSGPLSGLIMASVLDVTKVTERGRAMAFVASGFSLAAIIIVPASLLLAQWLNWQMTFFFFGGLGLILAVAVRICMPSLVPPKHPSEQPAPQSAGLSGMIRSMPFILAMTMMGISLFGHFLLVPNLSAYFQFNLGFPRDEISYLYLLGGLMSILAMRYCGRMMDKGSGQAALFGLSATVAAVVYYGFVSDSTDKWVYLIFMILMASSSARSAVLAAFTSRVPPPQYRAAFMTYQSTMSNLAAGAASIMGSIYLTSGPGHQLLGLDVLATATIASALAVPLLAFWFIPSLKQAQVSQQAPG; encoded by the coding sequence CTGGGGCCGGATTTAGTCCGGGATATTGGTTTGCAAGGCGAGCATATCGGGTACATCAGCGGCGGTGCGACGTTCGGCTCCGCGATCATTGGCTTTTTTCTTGCACCAGTGCTGGACCGCTATGACAGGCGGGCAGCGCTGACGCTGTTTCTGTTGCTCCGCTCTGTGTTGATTGCGCTGTGCGGGCTGGCTGCCACGCCGGAACAGCTGCTGCTGATGTTCATTGCCGCAGGCTGTTTTTCCGGCCCGCTCAGTGGATTGATCATGGCATCAGTTCTTGATGTGACCAAAGTAACAGAGCGGGGCAGGGCTATGGCCTTTGTGGCCAGCGGGTTTTCACTGGCGGCGATCATCATTGTGCCGGCTTCCTTGCTGCTGGCGCAGTGGCTGAACTGGCAGATGACGTTTTTCTTTTTTGGTGGGCTGGGCCTGATACTGGCTGTCGCGGTACGCATCTGTATGCCATCGCTGGTGCCACCGAAACACCCCTCTGAGCAACCAGCCCCCCAATCGGCCGGGCTGTCCGGGATGATCCGCTCAATGCCCTTTATCCTGGCGATGACAATGATGGGGATCAGCCTGTTCGGGCATTTCTTACTGGTGCCGAACCTGTCGGCATATTTCCAGTTCAATCTCGGTTTCCCGCGGGATGAAATCAGCTATCTCTATCTGCTGGGCGGACTCATGAGCATACTCGCCATGCGCTACTGCGGCAGGATGATGGATAAAGGTTCAGGTCAGGCGGCCTTGTTCGGTCTCAGCGCGACGGTGGCGGCAGTGGTGTACTACGGGTTTGTCAGTGACAGTACGGACAAATGGGTCTATCTGATTTTTATGATTCTGATGGCATCGAGTTCGGCGCGCAGTGCTGTGCTGGCAGCATTCACTTCAAGGGTGCCGCCGCCCCAGTATCGTGCGGCTTTTATGACGTATCAGTCAACGATGTCAAACCTGGCAGCCGGTGCCGCCAGCATCATGGGCTCGATATACCTGACATCGGGGCCGGGGCACCAATTGCTAGGACTGGATGTTCTGGCAACCGCTACAATAGCAAGCGCTCTTGCTGTGCCACTGCTGGCCTTCTGGTTTATCCCTTCGCTGAAACAGGCTCAGGTTTCACAACAGGCTCCGGGTTAA
- a CDS encoding isochorismatase has protein sequence MTIPALPTYTMPAAEAFPANKVSWAFEPQKAAFLIHDMQEYFVSFYERDSALMQTLLSNLVALKGFCKANGIPVIYTAQPKEQNMADRALLNDMWGPGLNKSPELQQVVAALAPEAGDTVLDKWRYSAFQRSPLEHMLKELGRDQLLIGGIYGHIGCLMTAVDAFMRDIKPFMIGDAIADFSLEEHEMALKYVAGRAGMVVSTASLIGTAQRAGSPHSELPEVLTRGGLLARIARLVEEEEDEFDPEENLIDYGLDSVQIMSLITEWRKHGVVMNFVQLAETPTFNHWWGLLEEALNNVDQEVQG, from the coding sequence ATGACTATTCCAGCATTACCGACTTATACCATGCCTGCTGCCGAGGCTTTTCCCGCCAACAAAGTGTCGTGGGCCTTTGAACCGCAAAAAGCGGCGTTCCTGATCCACGATATGCAGGAGTACTTCGTCAGTTTCTATGAGCGTGACAGTGCCCTGATGCAAACCCTGCTCAGCAATCTGGTTGCCCTGAAGGGCTTCTGTAAAGCCAACGGCATTCCGGTGATCTACACAGCCCAGCCCAAAGAGCAGAACATGGCCGACCGGGCATTGCTGAACGACATGTGGGGGCCGGGCCTGAACAAATCCCCTGAACTGCAACAGGTGGTTGCGGCGCTGGCGCCGGAGGCGGGCGATACCGTGCTCGACAAATGGCGTTACTCGGCGTTTCAGCGCTCGCCGCTCGAGCACATGCTCAAAGAGCTGGGCCGGGATCAACTGCTGATCGGCGGAATATACGGCCACATTGGCTGCCTGATGACGGCGGTGGACGCCTTTATGCGCGACATCAAGCCTTTCATGATCGGCGATGCGATTGCCGATTTCTCACTGGAAGAGCATGAAATGGCGCTCAAGTATGTGGCCGGTCGTGCCGGTATGGTGGTCTCGACCGCTTCGCTGATCGGCACAGCTCAGCGGGCTGGCTCACCGCACAGCGAGTTGCCGGAAGTCCTGACCCGCGGCGGCTTGCTGGCTCGCATTGCCAGGCTGGTGGAAGAAGAGGAAGACGAGTTTGATCCTGAGGAGAACCTGATCGACTACGGCCTGGATTCGGTGCAGATCATGTCATTGATCACCGAATGGCGTAAGCACGGGGTGGTGATGAATTTTGTCCAGCTGGCCGAAACGCCGACCTTCAACCACTGGTGGGGATTACTGGAAGAAGCCCTGAACAATGTGGACCAGGAGGTGCAGGGATGA
- a CDS encoding isochorismate synthase MenF has protein sequence MQQTQSENPILNTVFSPNSDLFFSSVYRTVRGKGISQVITTPAIHGEDSQSEFQQVIHQAFAAEKAKGVDNPILIGSIPFDVSEPSCLYIPESVEVTEHQPDAFGALSGMSVSKPLQVVARRSEPEESVFKQAVAQAVEKFQRTQLEKAVLSRVLNIELSDDISASDILARLIKQNPTGFHFAIPQQDQSVLLGASPELLIRQEGRHILSNPLAGSAKRQPSADADQQVSEALLQSVKDRYEHRLVIDEIAQQLKPYCRELDVPAGPSLIHTPTMWHLSTRIEGQLNPPANPQASPYNVLQLACLLHPTPAVCGFPFNLSRDAIKELEGYERGMFTGMVGWCDSQGNGEWAVTIRCGKVREKSVRLFAGAGIVDASCPQAEWAETEAKLGTMLNAFGLGEQGVA, from the coding sequence ATGCAACAGACTCAAAGTGAGAATCCAATACTGAATACGGTATTCTCACCGAATAGTGATCTTTTCTTCTCGTCTGTGTACCGGACTGTCAGAGGGAAAGGGATCAGCCAAGTTATCACCACCCCTGCCATTCACGGTGAAGACAGCCAGAGTGAATTCCAGCAGGTCATACATCAGGCGTTCGCCGCCGAAAAAGCCAAAGGCGTTGATAATCCTATCCTGATCGGTTCGATTCCGTTTGATGTCTCCGAACCATCCTGCCTGTACATTCCTGAAAGTGTTGAAGTGACCGAACATCAGCCGGATGCCTTCGGCGCGCTCAGCGGGATGTCAGTCAGCAAACCATTGCAGGTTGTGGCCAGGCGCAGTGAGCCGGAAGAATCCGTGTTCAAGCAGGCTGTCGCGCAGGCGGTGGAAAAATTTCAGCGCACTCAGCTGGAAAAAGCCGTGTTGTCACGGGTACTGAACATTGAGCTGAGCGATGACATATCAGCCAGTGACATTCTGGCCCGGCTGATCAAACAAAACCCGACCGGGTTCCATTTTGCCATTCCGCAGCAGGATCAGTCTGTCTTACTGGGCGCCAGCCCTGAGCTGCTGATCCGCCAGGAAGGGCGGCATATTCTGTCCAACCCGCTGGCGGGTTCGGCGAAGCGACAGCCCAGTGCAGACGCTGATCAGCAAGTCAGTGAAGCGCTGCTGCAGTCGGTCAAAGACAGGTATGAACACCGTCTGGTGATCGATGAGATTGCCCAGCAACTTAAGCCTTACTGCCGCGAGCTGGATGTGCCTGCCGGTCCGTCTCTGATCCATACCCCAACCATGTGGCATCTGTCGACCCGGATCGAAGGCCAGCTCAACCCGCCGGCCAATCCACAAGCCTCACCTTATAACGTGCTGCAACTGGCGTGCCTGCTGCACCCGACCCCTGCGGTATGCGGTTTTCCGTTTAATCTGTCGCGCGATGCAATCAAAGAGCTGGAAGGCTATGAGCGCGGCATGTTTACCGGCATGGTCGGCTGGTGTGATTCCCAGGGCAACGGCGAATGGGCGGTGACGATCCGCTGCGGTAAAGTGCGCGAAAAATCCGTTCGCCTGTTTGCCGGTGCCGGTATTGTTGACGCATCCTGCCCGCAGGCCGAATGGGCGGAAACCGAAGCCAAGCTGGGCACCATGCTCAACGCCTTCGGGCTGGGCGAGCAGGGGGTCGCATGA